Proteins encoded together in one Desulfomicrobium apsheronum window:
- a CDS encoding PilZ domain-containing protein — protein sequence MINKRRSLRKASLERCRVELYASAKGPFESRVVNYSDTGLMIEMDHPLTKGEPVKILFRPGDETARRIGETYCVGMVRWCAPQDGLYSSRYGVGLEMAQASARRRAHKAA from the coding sequence ATGATCAACAAAAGAAGATCACTGCGCAAGGCCAGCCTGGAACGTTGCCGAGTCGAACTGTACGCGTCGGCCAAAGGCCCGTTCGAGTCCCGCGTCGTCAACTACAGCGACACCGGCCTCATGATCGAAATGGATCATCCGCTGACCAAGGGAGAACCTGTGAAAATCCTCTTCCGCCCCGGGGACGAAACCGCACGGCGAATCGGCGAAACCTACTGCGTGGGCATGGTCCGCTGGTGCGCGCCCCAGGACGGCTTGTATTCGAGCAGGTACGGAGTGGGCCTGGAAATGGCGCAAGC